A section of the Micromonas commoda chromosome 14, complete sequence genome encodes:
- a CDS encoding predicted protein has product DGEEALENDSEHDSEWETDDDDENAPFEPRPCESLFDGAELDTVHDNVEYMRRTHGFVFPYRGNLKDPEGIIGYLQRKIYRGRQCVFCGRKFGSLEGVRGHMRDKGHAKIRFEPPEVFKA; this is encoded by the coding sequence gatggggaggagGCTCTGGAAAATGACTCGGAACACGACTCGGAATGGGaaacggacgacgacgacgagaacgcgccCTTCGAACCTCGGCCGTGCGAGTCCctcttcgacggcgcggagctcgacacGGTGCACGATAACGTGGAGTACATGCGCAGGACGCACGGGTTCGTGTTCCCGTACCGAGGTAACCTCAAGGATCCCGAGGGCATCATCGGGTACCTCCAGCGGAAGATTTACAGGGGGCGCCAGTGCGTGTTTTGCGGTCGAAAGTTTGGCagcctcgagggcgtccgcgggcacATGCGAGACAAGGGCCACGCCAAGATCCGTTTCGAACCCCCCGAGGTGTTCAAGGC
- a CDS encoding predicted protein: protein MGVSAPDAPATEGWTRDAPVEEWRAYVRAAYASNPGQCPLDVNVDNIYSFNQGSMSFIEQDLRVLPEAMARQALDAMDRVALRDAFDLRRNVVNLKKVLLHSWHTSEPLEKELRRMSTFWRGDMSWVNGFVDVARYREVCVAHTRCKGAAHAVFDGRVMTKAICCVPRHPELPRPAKLSGLPRTMTTHSWLDQALDTLAEMDEETTEGADEGADSPPPSARGVGRRGTGSAAAKNAAGEPSDVRRQLDAFLTDATSSPHGPLRDWPKHILQYVELVLVARGGAKALSVRAETGRYASRLRETSVRFEEALAALRERVRTVEDVLRDECGVVLPSGESPTGRFVSRDDVDDRAVDALRVAMRRDKTLNLLEGCAPATAELSRWVHEICAKPAQRLFVAGDGGTGTNADFVPPGFALGELIGANAKAVTARWGPELRRVIETACGPNGAWPPTEPLTYVTGKVRCKECGGFFGTLWIGAGERCFRCEEGMRARGECPVSARCRASKVRTFCPHAQRCIACERWSCVECGVVCGDGEDVAALVEQIDPHVVFIDFDRTLCTTKSGASPARGSHRLDAELWNVVTGLQDVRVVTRNSHVDDIRAFMARHRGGGGCGLSGSTPSSSFDGIPPVHHVGKGVSKGRVIREVLAEKAAQSAGRLAEESTGVGGGGVRAVFVDDSAAELLDPEVSSVPGLTKVLFSRVLARLKYPAGETSFRRKPTRADMSLASASAPGASLAPSGRRALRGGRAPSRVVPSAFGFGRSNHAQSLTLEQIEAEIRSAPPSTSPASTSRLSLADAVWKVSLDNPLSLRDRAACAIAAEAVQALCETGLDGASLAVTLGIREAMIANGFGDSVRAVAGYVSVGGYARAHAWLEIDGRVLDVAGEGLALCEAARRLGVDYSDAIAMAKAFGPDALRFGGHEPNARRPLLVLNMSVPTGGTSTALARPGLTMRAPPANVPGCQDAEKTRAKFAAVLSEPRTRLSDRVREMPEEVADVFHRVASTRLDLVGDERQRAARLAAGGAQ from the exons ATGGGCGTTTCGGCtccggacgcgcccgcgaccgaggggtggacgcgcgatGCTCCCGTCGAGGAGTGGCGCGCgtacgtccgcgccgcgtacgcgtccaACCCCGGCCAGTGCCCCCTCGACGTGAACGTCGATAACATCTACAGTTTCAATCAGGGATCCATGTCCTTCATCGAGCAGGACCTGCGTGTGCTGCCCGAGGCCATGGCGCGCCAGGCGCTTGACGCGATGGATCGCGTGGCGCTGAGGGATGCTTTCGATCTTCGACGGAACGTGGTCAACCTGAAGAAGGTGCTCCTGCACAGCTGGCACACGTCGGAGCCgctcgagaaggagctcAGGCGGATGAGCACGTTCTGGCGCGGGGACATGAGCTGGGTCAACGGgttcgtggacgtcgcgaggtACAGGGAGGTGTGCGTGGCTCACACGCGGTGCAaaggcgcggcgcacgccgtgTTCGACGGACGCGTGATGACCAAGGCGATATGCTGCGTCCCGAGGCACCCCGAGCTCCCGAGGCCGGCGAAGCTCTCGGGGTTACCCCGAACCATGACGACGCACTCGTGGTTGGACCAGGCGCTGGACACgctcgcggagatggacgaggagacgacggagggtgccgacgagggtgccgactccccgccgccgtccgcgcgaggcgtcggAAGGAGGGGGACCGGGTCGGCGGCTGCCAAAAACGCGGCGGGCGAACCGAGCGACGTGAGACGCCAACTCGACGCCTTcctcaccgacgcgacgtcgtcgccgcacggCCCACTCCGCGACTGGCCCAAACACATCCTTCAGTACGTGGAGCtggtcctcgtcgcgaggggcggggcgaAGGCGCTATCCGTGCGGGCGGAGACGGGGAGGTACGCGAGCCGCCTCAGGGAAACGTCGGTTCGTTTTGAggaggcgttggcggcgcttcgcgaacgcgtcaggaccgtcgaggacgtgctCAGGGACGAATGCGGGGTGGTGCTCCCGagcggtgagtcaccgacCGGGAGGTTCGTGTCCagggacgacgtggacgatcgcgcggtggacgcccttcgcgtcgcgatgcgCAGGGATAAGACGCTGAACCTGTTGGAGGGGTGcgctccggcgacggcggagctcTCTCGATGGGTGCACGAGATTTGCGCCAAGCCGGCGCAACGGCTgttcgtcgcgggcgacggcgggacgGGGACAAACGCCGACTTTGTCCCACCCGGGTTCGCTTTGGGGGAACTCATCGGCGCAAACGCAaaggcggtgacggcgcggtggggaCCGGAGCTTCGACGCGTCATCGAAACCGCGTGTGGCCCAAACGGCGCGtggccgccgacggagccgcTGACGTACGTCACGGGCAAAGTacggtgcaaggagtgcggggGTTTCTTCGGGACGCTGtggatcggcgcgggggaacgCTGCTTCAGGTGCGAGGAAGGGatgcgggcgcgcggggagtgCCCCGTAAGTGCGAGGTgccgcgcgtcgaaggtacgaacgtTTTGTCCGCACGCCCAACGGTGCATCGCGTGCGAGCGATGGAGCTGCGTGGAATGCGGCGTCgtgtgcggcgacggggaggacgtgGCGGCGTTGGTGGAGCAAATCGACCCGCACGTCGTGTTCATCGACTTTGACCGCACGCTGTGCACCACCAAGAGCGGTGCcagcccggcgcggggatcgcACCGGCTGGACGCTGAGCTGTGGAACGTGGTGACCGGCCTTCAGGACGTCCGCGTGGTGACGAGAAACTCGCACGTGGACGACATCAGGGCGTTCATGGCCCGAcaccggggcggcggcggctgtgGTCTCagcgggtcgacgccgtcgtcgtcgtttgaCGGGATTCCCCCCGTGCACCACGTGGGTAAGGGCGTCAGCAAGGGGAGGGTTATTCGCGAGGTGCTGGCGGAAAAGGCGGCGCAGTCGGCGGGGCGACTTGCGGAGGAGTCGAcgggcgtcggaggcggaggggTGCGAGCGGTGTTCGTGGACgacagcgcggcggagctgctCGATCCGGAGGTTTCGAGCGTGCCGGGGCTGACCAAGGTCCTGTTCAGTCGCGTGCTCGC CCGTTTGAAATATCCCGCGGGCGAGACCTCCTTCCGGCGCAAACCAACGCGCGCGGACatgtccctcgcgtcggcatcggcgcccggcgcgtcgctcgcgccgtcgggacgtcgcgctcttcgcggcgggcgagctccctcgcgcgtcgtcccgtcCGCGTTCGGCTTCGGCCGCTCCAACCACGCGCAGTCCCTCACGCTCGAGCAGATCGAGGCGGAGATCCGGAGCGCcccgccgagcacctcgccggcgtccacgtcccggctctccctcgcggacgccgtgtGGAAGGTATCGCTGGACAATCCGCTTTCCCTTCGAgaccgcgcggcgtgcgccatcgccgcggaggcggtccAGGCGCTGTGCGAGACTGGCCtggacggcgcgtcgctcgcggtgacgctGGGCATCCGCGAGGCGATGATCGCCAACGGCTTCGGCGACtcggtgcgcgcggtggccgggTACGTCTCCGTCGGGGGTTACGCCAGGGCGCACGCGTGGCTCGAGATCGACGGCAGGGTgctggacgtcgcgggcgagggcctGGCGCTGTGCGAGGCGGCCagacgcctcggcgtcgattACTCCGACGCGATCGCAATGGCGAAAGCCTTCGGGCCGGACGCGCTTCGATTCGGCGGACACGAACCGAACGCGAGACGCCCGCTGCTCGTGCTCAACATGTCGGTGCCCACGGGGGGCACGTCaacggcgctggcgcggccGGGTCtgacgatgcgcgcgccgccggcgaacgTCCCGGGGTGCCAAGACGCCGAGAAGACGAGAGCAAAGTTTGCGGCGGTGTTGTCCgagccgaggacgcggctgTCCGATAGGGTGCGCGAGATgcccgaggaggtggcggacgTGTTTCACAGGGTGGCGAGCACGCGGCTGGACCTGGTCGGGGACGAGaggcagcgcgcggcgaggctggcggcggggggggcgcaGTGA
- a CDS encoding predicted protein codes for MVPEYGDPLFDKSVLEMFASGTECVADVEQSRVLWDHGYDVLDVRDEHEIEFFGDFPNPPPGTIGGVFETIVVSGPNKAGGKVFANKTRNRGFEEAVITAFPNKEDAKIIVSCSDGRQRAVAALEALEQLGYKNLVLLKGGFNLYNRHWTKKLGRRLPNGTFRANNMAPGDVQGYGHMPEMNNANDAIEFGPWKDATDWKTALGCASASEERCEASFA; via the exons ATGGTGCCAGAGTACGGCGACCCGCTCTTCGACAAGAGCGTCTTGGAAATGTTCGCCTCCGGGACGGAGTGCGTCGCTGACGTGGAGCAGTCCCGCGTCCTCTGGGACCACGGGTACGACGTGTTGGACGTCAGGGACGAGCACGAGATTGAGTTCTTCGGCGATTTCCCGAACCCGCCCCCGGGGACGATCGGCGGGGTGTTCGAGACGATCGTGGTGTCGGGTCCGAACAAG gctggcgggaAGGTGTTCGCAAACAAGACCCGCAACCGCGGGTTCGAGGAGGCCGTCATCACCGCGTTCCCGAACAAGGAGGACGCCAAGATAATCGTCAGCTGCAGCGACGGGCggcagcgcgcggtcgccgcgctggaggcgctgGAACAACTCGGGTACAAAAATCTCGTCCTGCTCAAGGGCGGGTTCAACCTTTACAACCGCCACTGGACCAAGAAGCTggggcggaggctgccgaaCGGGACGTTCAGGGCCAACAACATGGCCCCCGGGGACGTGCAGGGGTACGGCCACATGCCCGAGATGAACAACGCCAACGACGCCATCGAATTCGGTCCGTGGAAAGATGCCACCGACTGGAAAACCGCCCTCGgatgcgcgtcggcgtcggaggagcGCTGCGAGGCTTCGTTCGCGTGA
- a CDS encoding predicted protein, whose amino-acid sequence MEATEELTVMTGDKDDEETRLAVAREDACPWLGRILATFIGLRFGDDAPGSPKRSSLDKRSSLDAIDEDGNNDDDVRSDGALSMMSSEARMQELEQVVINTLQCLINLSRSKKNRKEIADAGCVAPACTLLDLTLRREIHDRAVMLLINCCTGPIQYTGPVHDVVEDSEGVQKLVEMIKLGPDQPTAHRAVQVLSLVSVDPEIKDIFRDKCTGGFEALRAMLERPDGGLFLKHAALTVNHLCDENVPNKIAFMESGGVPAMMRLMGRPPNDPLTAIALDAVTILAEDNDEVDEAVAVTGVLPRVVEMISNPENPKLTQAAVTAVMHMARDYKDAKRMLTTAGVIYKLKHIIDECAIEESPESVHLAQMCVSSLTNIAIDTEYWGQSELAEENVLTNVRSVFQSAPAESKMAQVCIAFVYAYTAGNSDNGWTVREAGLLPVVAYHHLCGRDKKTRESKEALVSLGAAVDDDEESQELVSSLFGETVLRECLKVGAAKGTYVPPENRDEKTRAREKQTLSEG is encoded by the exons ATGGAGGCGACCGAGGAGCTCACGGTGATGACCGGCgacaaggacgacgaggagacacgcctcgccgtcgccagggAGGACGCCTGCCCGTGGCTTGGGCGCATCCTCGCCACGTTCATCGGGCTGcgcttcggcgacgacgcgccgggcagCCCGAAGCGCTCTTCGCTCGATAAGCGATCGTCGCTCGATgccatcgacgaggacggtaataacgacgacgacgtgcgctcGGACGGCGCGCTGTCCATGATGTCCTCCGAGGCCCGGAtgcaggagctcgagcaggtGGTGATCAACACCCTCCAGTGCCTCATCAACCTGTCCAGGTCGAAAAAGAACAGGAaggagatcgccgacgccgggtgcgtcgcgcccgcgtgcaCGCTCCTCGACCTCACGCTGCGACGCGAGATCCACGACCGCGCGGTCATGCTCCTCATCAACTGCTGCACCGGGCCCATCCAGTACACCGGGCCGgtgcacgacgtcgtcgaggacagCGAAGGGGTGCAAAAGCTGGTGGAGATGATCAAGCTCGGCCCAGACCAACCCACCGCGCACAGGGCGGTGCAGGTGCTCTCCCTGGTCTCCGTGGACCCGGAGATCAAGGACATATTTCGGGATAAGTGCACGGGGGGGTTTGAGGCGCTGAGGGCGATGTTGGAGAGACCCGACGGGGGTCTATTCCTGAAGCACGCCGCGCTGACGGTGAACCACCTCTGCGATGAAAACGTCCCCAACAAGATCGCCTTCATGGAGTCGGGCGGCGTGCCCGCCATGATGCGATTGATGGGCCGCCCGCCCAACGATCCCCTcaccgcgatcgcgctcgaTGCGGTGACCATCCTCGCGGAGGACaacgacgaggtcgacgaggccgtcgcGGTGACCGGCGTCCTGCCGAGGGTGGTGGAGATGATCTCAAACCCAGAGAACCCGAAGCTGACCCaagccgccgtcaccgccgtcatGCACATGGCGAGGGACTACAAGGACGCCAAACGGATGctcaccaccgcgggcgtgATATACAAGCTGAAGCACATCATCGACGAGTGCGCCATCGAAGAATCTCCCGAGAGCGTCCACCTGGCGCAGATGTGCGTATCGTCGCTGACCAACATCGCGATTGATACCGAGTACTGGGGTCAgtcggagctcgccgaggagaacgTCTTGACGAACGTTCGGTCGGTGTTTcagtcggcgccggcggagtcCAAGATGGCGCAGGTGTGCATCGCGTTCGTCTACGCATACACGGCTGGAAACTCGGACAACGGGTGGACCGTGCGGGAAGCCGGTTTGCTCCCGGTTGTCGCATACCATCACCTGTGCGGCAGAGATAAGAAAACTCGCGAGTCCAAAGAGGCGCTCgtctccctcggcgccgccgtcgacgacgacgaggagtcgCAGGAGTTGGTCAGCTCGCTGTTCGGGGAGACGGTGCTCCGCGAGTGCCTCAAGGttggcgccgcgaagggtACCTACGTTCCCCCGGAGAACCGGGACGAGAAgacccgggcgcgggagaaGCAGACGCTTTCCGAG GGCTAA
- a CDS encoding predicted protein, whose amino-acid sequence MPRLLDLALTLSETGVVEPACVFNALEQLVETCTIADCEDVFTWVEARRGRLSADALWRRGKLVMLRTCNELQRRLSKTADTVLRGRVLLLLSSLYPLSERSALNLGGNYNAGNTTELDELDADTAEATDANAKAEGVVVDRAFYETFWSLQKFFSNPPAALEPAAGWKTFCVSLRLVLDNFETHRLDKMSSGGVTPGVKPSVPSGATYVEAGIDAGTKYLTAAPLLHLQLRDPAFRRHFLVQCAVFLGFCTSPLYKGVDAADARDAKKRVMEAIRQTPPHGEEFAAAVALALRREEGWVLWKRDNCKDFEREPEAPRPPPPAPPVMRRRLRPGAAAPAVPPEKRVRLGNPELDRLWNLSEDNVSALGDKRDAAPTAEVYLQNVVDDMDPEAQIEETYKSKNDKTYVWKALRLIAKADMGAFQRLGAEDMETVVPAMLGVEPPGRPTGTDADGGTDGGGDGEGGPAAMETDGGGDASKEANEPEAEEGGEADGEEDEADGEEEADGEEEEEGEEEGEGEEDE is encoded by the coding sequence ATGCCGCGGCTGCTGGACCTCGCGCTGACGCTGAGCGAgacgggcgtcgtcgaacccgcgTGCGTGTTTAACGCGCTGGAACAGCTGGTGGAGACGTGCACGATCGCGGACTGCGAGGACGTGTTCACGTGggtggaggcgcggcggggacggctgAGCGCGGATGCGCTGTGGCGACGGGGCAAGCTGGTGATGCTCCGCACGTGCAACGAGCTGCAGAGACGGCTGAGCAAGACGGCGGACACGGTGCTCCGCGGCAGGGTTCTGCTCCTGTTGTCGTCGCTGTACCCGCTGTCCGAGCGGTCGGCGCTGAACCTGGGCGGGAACTATAACGCGGGGAACACCACCGAGCTGGATGAGCTGGACGCCGACACTGCAGAAGCGACGGATGCAAACGCAAAGGCGGAAGGGGTCGTCGTGGACCGCGCCTTCTACGAAACGTTCTGGAGCCTCCAGAAGTTCTTCTCCaacccccccgccgcgctcgagcccgccgccgggtggaAAACCTTCTGTGTATCCCTTCGGTTGGTGCTGGACAACTTCGAGACGCACCGGCTTGATAAGATGTCGTCGGGGGGAGTTACACCCGGAGTTAAACCCTCGGtcccgtcgggcgcgacaTACGTCGAAgccggcatcgacgccgggACCAAGtacctcaccgccgcgcccctgcTGCACCTTCAGCTGAGGGACCCCGCGTTCCGACGGCACTTTCTCGTGCAGTGCGCAGTTTTCCTGGGTTTTTGCACGTCCCCGCTGTACAAGggtgtcgacgccgcggacgcgagggacgcgaagAAGCGCGTGATGGAGGCTATTCGCCAAACCCCGCCGCACGGCGAGgagttcgccgccgccgtcgccctggcgctgcgccgcgaggagggttGGGTGCTGTGGAAGCGCGATAACTGCAAGGActtcgagcgcgagcccgaggcgccccggccaccgccgcccgcccccccggtgatgcgacgacgactaAGACctggcgccgcggctccggcggtTCCCCCCGAGAAGCGCGTCAGGCTCGGTAACCCCGAGCTGGACCGGCTGTGGAACCTCAGCGAGGACAACGTCAGCGCGCTCGGGGATaagagggacgcggcgcccaccgcggaggtgtACCTGCAaaacgtcgtcgacgacatGGACCCCGAGGCTCAAATCGAGGAAACGTACAAGAGCAAAAACGACAAGACGTACGTGTGGAAGGCTCTGCGACTCATCGCCAAGGCGGACATGGGCGCGTTCCAGCGGCTGGGCGCGGAGGACATGGAAACGGTGGTGCCCGCGATGCTGGGCGTGGAGCCCCCGGGGAgaccgacggggacggatGCGGATGGGGGGACGGATGGTgggggggacggggagggcgGGCCagcggcgatggagacggatgggggcggggacgcgtcgaaggaggcgaacgagcccgaggcggaggagggcggggaagccgacggggaggaggacgaagccgacggggaggaggaagccgacggggaggaggaggaggagggggaggaggagggggagggggaggaggacgagtaG